Proteins co-encoded in one Bremerella sp. TYQ1 genomic window:
- the ilvA gene encoding threonine ammonia-lyase, biosynthetic, with translation MNETPKSKSGPSVPAMRGLVGDGTHLGLMDYLRKILNAQVYDVAHESALERAEKLSKRLQNNVWLKREDSQKVFSFKLRGAFNKMAQLSPEQLQRGVICASAGNHAQGVALSASHLGCTATIVMPKTTPKLKIEAVKALGGNVVLHGESFTDAYQHANELSSTNEMTFVHPFDDPDVIAGQGTIAMEILRQHQKPIHAIFVAIGGGGMISGVAAYIKAVRPDIKVIGVQTNDSDAMVRSVKQGKRIQLPDVGLFSDGTAVKQVGEETFRVTKALVDDFVVVDTDAVCAAIKDVFEDTRSILEPAGALSVAGLKQYAAKHHLLGDTLVAITCGANMNFDRLRFVAERAEVGEEREALFAVTIPEQRGSFKRLCELIGPRAVTEFNYRISDSSNAHVFVGLAVSNREEAKRIADELRSNGFDTLDLTDDELSKLHVRHLVGGRSELAASEHLYRFVFPERPGALMRFLSAMPSDWNISLFHYRNQGADYGRILVGLQIPSDATTEFQDFIDSVAYSYVEETENPVYRLFLA, from the coding sequence ATGAATGAAACGCCTAAATCGAAGTCTGGTCCCTCGGTGCCTGCCATGCGTGGTCTTGTCGGAGATGGTACGCATCTCGGGCTGATGGATTACCTGCGTAAGATCCTCAATGCCCAAGTCTACGATGTCGCTCACGAGTCGGCATTGGAACGTGCCGAGAAGCTTTCCAAGAGACTGCAGAACAACGTCTGGCTGAAGCGAGAAGATAGTCAGAAGGTGTTCAGCTTCAAGCTTCGTGGGGCATTCAACAAGATGGCCCAGCTTTCGCCGGAGCAACTTCAGCGAGGCGTCATTTGTGCTTCGGCCGGCAATCATGCTCAGGGGGTCGCCCTGTCGGCAAGTCATCTCGGCTGCACTGCCACGATCGTCATGCCGAAGACGACGCCAAAGCTGAAGATCGAAGCGGTCAAAGCACTCGGTGGGAATGTGGTGCTGCATGGCGAAAGCTTCACCGACGCTTACCAACACGCGAACGAACTGAGCAGCACCAACGAAATGACGTTCGTCCATCCGTTCGACGACCCCGACGTAATTGCCGGGCAAGGCACGATCGCGATGGAGATCTTGCGGCAACACCAAAAACCGATTCACGCTATCTTCGTAGCCATCGGCGGCGGCGGGATGATCTCGGGGGTGGCCGCCTACATCAAAGCAGTCCGCCCAGACATCAAAGTGATCGGCGTTCAGACGAACGACTCCGACGCCATGGTTCGCAGCGTCAAACAAGGCAAACGAATTCAGCTTCCTGACGTCGGACTATTCTCTGATGGCACTGCAGTCAAGCAAGTCGGCGAAGAAACCTTTCGCGTCACGAAGGCATTGGTAGATGACTTCGTTGTCGTCGATACCGACGCCGTGTGTGCGGCGATCAAGGATGTGTTTGAAGATACTCGAAGCATCTTAGAACCTGCCGGGGCACTCAGCGTGGCTGGTTTGAAGCAGTACGCGGCCAAACATCACTTGCTCGGTGATACCTTGGTAGCGATCACGTGCGGGGCGAATATGAACTTCGATCGCCTTCGCTTTGTGGCAGAACGTGCCGAAGTGGGTGAAGAACGAGAAGCATTGTTCGCCGTCACCATTCCAGAACAGCGCGGCAGTTTTAAGCGACTGTGCGAACTGATCGGGCCACGCGCGGTAACCGAGTTCAACTATCGGATTTCAGATTCCAGCAATGCCCATGTTTTTGTTGGTCTCGCCGTCAGCAACCGCGAAGAAGCAAAACGAATTGCGGACGAATTGCGATCCAATGGTTTCGATACGCTGGACTTGACCGACGACGAACTCTCGAAGCTACACGTCCGGCATTTAGTCGGAGGCCGGAGCGAACTTGCTGCGAGTGAGCATCTTTACCGCTTCGTCTTTCCGGAACGCCCTGGGGCGCTGATGCGTTTCCTATCGGCGATGCCGAGCGACTGGAATATCAGCTTGTTCCACTATCGCAATCAAGGGGCCGACTACGGGCGAATTCTCGTCGGCCTACAAATTCCCAGCGACGCGACGACCGAGTTTCAAGATTTCATCGATAGCGTGGCTTACTCGTATGTGGAAGAAACCGAGAACCCTGTTTACCGGTTATTCCTCGCCTAA
- a CDS encoding c-type cytochrome, translated as MRRIYLFLLNALAVLLCVVSIVRAEEKLTPPNDYPAGPLGEVVRLGETLVMETKDHPLSKPFVGNQLNCTSCHLDGGKHPAAGSFLQTAAAYPAWSPREKRVITLEDRVLNCFMRSQNGIRPPNGSEPSVAITAYITWLSTGSKIAMNEEKPLGPNHVPPLEYDWSKASSERGKLLYENHCLDCHGEAGEGTADGPPVWGPKSFNDGAGLSRIEKMASWLKVGMPLDDPYLTAEQAADLAAYINSHERPHFKLEEHLPAKDRLGEYNSAVKSP; from the coding sequence ATGCGACGTATCTACCTGTTTCTGTTGAATGCCTTGGCGGTATTGTTATGTGTGGTTTCGATTGTTCGTGCCGAAGAGAAACTCACACCGCCGAACGACTATCCCGCTGGCCCCTTGGGCGAGGTCGTTCGTCTGGGCGAAACGTTGGTAATGGAAACGAAGGATCATCCATTGAGCAAGCCGTTTGTCGGCAATCAGTTGAACTGCACTTCGTGTCATTTAGATGGCGGTAAGCACCCCGCGGCTGGAAGCTTTCTGCAAACAGCGGCGGCCTATCCGGCCTGGTCGCCGCGCGAGAAACGTGTCATCACGTTAGAAGATCGTGTGCTGAACTGTTTCATGCGAAGCCAGAACGGTATTCGTCCCCCTAACGGCAGCGAGCCGTCCGTCGCGATCACGGCTTATATCACTTGGCTTTCCACCGGCAGCAAGATCGCCATGAACGAAGAGAAGCCACTCGGGCCCAATCATGTGCCGCCGTTGGAATACGACTGGAGCAAAGCCAGCAGCGAGCGGGGCAAGCTACTGTACGAAAATCATTGCCTCGATTGCCACGGCGAAGCAGGGGAAGGGACTGCCGACGGGCCGCCGGTTTGGGGGCCGAAGTCGTTTAACGATGGAGCCGGTCTAAGCCGCATTGAAAAGATGGCTTCGTGGCTGAAAGTAGGCATGCCGCTGGACGATCCTTATCTGACCGCTGAGCAAGCCGCCGACTTGGCAGCCTATATCAACAGCCACGAACGCCCCCACTTTAAATTAGAAGAGCATCTTCCGGCGAAGGACCGACTCGGCGAATACAACTCGGCGGTGAAATCGCCTTAG
- a CDS encoding chloride channel protein, producing MAPVQDWLALHLKRGTIPAQPLTIVLAGIVGILAGYSSIFLSLMIQWIERITIRPCMEFAQHNWLGLVGLVLCPVVGLVIVSWYTRKYYPEAVGHGVPEVVKAIARKDGVIRPPVAIVKLLASGLCIGTGSSIGREGPIVQIGAAFGSTAAQVFQLSARNIKVLAAAGAAAGISATFHAPIAGVIFASEIILGNFAVESLSAIVIAAVLANVVQQNQGDHGFAPEFPHIEHKFDGAYHELPSYIFLGIVCGLMAVGFTKLLYWFEDKSEYWIPKHWVRSIACGLLLGVIGTSYYMVYPVAPEQSVAAQQDIDRSHPIPVLYGTGYAAISHTLHLENAQKITDADLDKEDAHHENVRLSRDEMWQHLVWLLPLVLVKPFLTSACLAGGGSGGIFAPSLFIGSTTGAVIGLALNLIAPEWCDHPGAYALVGMGAVVAGTTHGTLSAIVVVYELTDDYRIILPIMAAAGISSLIARWVDPESIYEKKLSRRGESIARSHDLHHIEGIAVRDVMVRKFPTVSYTDNLMQIIKIARENPHIESLPVMDADGSLHGIIRPEDLHRVLDTDISPYLVNAHDIAMVSPIAVSPDENLLEALRDFGSRDVDTLPVEITTGGKRVLIGLLIRADVMARYREELLKN from the coding sequence ATGGCGCCGGTTCAAGACTGGCTGGCCTTGCATTTGAAACGTGGGACCATTCCTGCGCAGCCACTAACCATTGTGCTGGCAGGTATCGTTGGCATTCTGGCCGGGTATAGCTCGATATTTCTTTCGCTGATGATCCAATGGATCGAGCGCATCACCATTCGGCCCTGCATGGAATTTGCCCAGCACAATTGGCTGGGGCTCGTTGGCTTGGTGCTTTGCCCTGTCGTCGGTTTGGTCATCGTTTCGTGGTATACGCGAAAGTACTACCCCGAAGCGGTCGGGCACGGCGTCCCTGAAGTGGTGAAAGCAATTGCCCGGAAAGATGGCGTCATTCGTCCTCCGGTGGCAATTGTCAAACTACTGGCGAGCGGTCTCTGCATTGGGACCGGAAGTTCCATCGGTCGCGAAGGCCCTATTGTTCAAATCGGGGCGGCATTTGGCAGTACGGCCGCGCAAGTCTTTCAGCTTTCAGCGCGGAACATCAAAGTTTTGGCAGCCGCCGGAGCAGCAGCTGGTATCTCGGCGACATTTCACGCGCCGATTGCCGGGGTGATCTTCGCCAGCGAAATCATCCTCGGCAACTTCGCCGTGGAAAGCCTTTCGGCGATTGTGATTGCCGCCGTCTTGGCAAACGTCGTACAGCAAAACCAGGGAGACCATGGCTTCGCCCCAGAGTTCCCCCATATCGAACACAAGTTTGACGGTGCCTATCACGAACTTCCTTCGTACATCTTCCTGGGGATCGTCTGCGGGTTGATGGCGGTTGGCTTCACGAAGCTGCTGTATTGGTTTGAAGATAAATCGGAGTATTGGATTCCGAAGCACTGGGTTCGTTCGATTGCCTGCGGCTTGCTGCTCGGTGTGATCGGTACCAGTTATTACATGGTGTACCCTGTTGCTCCCGAACAGTCCGTCGCCGCTCAGCAAGATATCGATCGAAGCCATCCGATTCCGGTCCTTTACGGCACCGGGTATGCCGCGATCAGCCATACTTTGCACCTGGAAAACGCGCAGAAGATTACCGACGCCGACCTCGACAAAGAAGATGCTCATCACGAAAATGTCCGGCTGTCGCGTGATGAAATGTGGCAGCACTTGGTCTGGCTTCTTCCGCTGGTGCTCGTCAAGCCATTTCTGACAAGTGCTTGCCTGGCAGGCGGTGGCTCTGGCGGTATCTTTGCGCCTAGCCTCTTTATTGGTTCAACAACTGGCGCCGTTATTGGGTTGGCGTTAAACCTGATTGCGCCGGAGTGGTGCGATCACCCAGGCGCCTATGCGCTGGTAGGTATGGGAGCCGTCGTCGCAGGAACAACGCACGGGACATTAAGCGCCATTGTTGTGGTTTATGAATTAACCGATGACTACCGCATTATTTTGCCGATCATGGCCGCTGCCGGCATCTCGAGCTTGATTGCCCGATGGGTCGATCCTGAGAGCATCTACGAGAAGAAGCTCTCGCGACGTGGCGAGTCGATCGCCCGAAGCCACGACTTGCACCACATTGAAGGCATTGCCGTTCGTGACGTGATGGTCCGCAAGTTCCCCACCGTCAGCTACACCGATAACTTGATGCAGATCATCAAGATCGCTCGCGAAAACCCGCACATCGAAAGCCTTCCGGTGATGGATGCCGATGGCAGTCTGCACGGCATCATTCGTCCGGAAGACCTTCACCGCGTGCTCGACACCGACATCTCTCCTTACTTAGTCAACGCGCACGATATCGCGATGGTGTCGCCGATTGCGGTTTCGCCAGACGAAAACCTGCTGGAAGCATTACGTGACTTCGGCTCCCGGGACGTCGATACGTTGCCGGTCGAAATCACCACCGGCGGCAAGCGCGTCTTGATCGGGCTACTCATTCGCGCCGACGTAATGGCACGTTACCGCGAAGAGCTTCTGAAGAACTAA
- a CDS encoding PAS domain-containing hybrid sensor histidine kinase/response regulator, translating to MMEPEKIQIAIVARAHESAKIQSRLHACGVSPRQIVHVEPNRWAELVHESIGLCIWGTSPDDTNDPYLPDPCQSAALSCGCLNVYVQDTNQDKHSPCVLAWEEFETDTIQATLTRLIDEAQIRQNLRLHETWYRVAVAEGNVGLWWWDDCIDFVYLSKQFQKMLGLATDQLPRNVDAWLNQIHEEDRPQVAHKIRQHLLENSGRFEIECRIRRQDGVYRWFTLSGQQQSTALNHSRILGAAVDITPKKEAELQLSKATDLAQSAIHAKNEFLTNMSHNLRTPLNAILGNAELLQDFSSEPTATDSLDSIRKNCHQLMHLLDDILELSCIEGARPSAKLAKTSLDAILRDTNEIYRQKAVEKGLKLHIHWPNDSPATIYADATRTRQILARLVENAIKFTPAGEVSVDASLLQVPTPTLQFIIRDTGIGIPPSRLETIFEPFNQGDNSTSRSHSGSGLGLSICRRLADILGGSIDVESEVDFGTSFLLRIPVEVPTTSFQERIREDNTNEKPKLPRLDGYQVLLVEDGHDNQVILKAFLEKAGASVVLKENGLEAVQWISANRRDTANTGLDRDPRVDVILMDMQMPVMDGYEATRMLRDNGFQKPILAVTAHALSGDRQRCLDAGCDDYFTKPIKRAALVDIVHRYGQLAQHAAATS from the coding sequence ATGATGGAGCCAGAGAAAATTCAAATCGCGATCGTTGCGCGCGCGCATGAATCGGCAAAGATTCAGTCGCGTTTGCACGCCTGTGGTGTTTCGCCTCGGCAGATCGTTCACGTTGAACCCAACCGCTGGGCGGAACTGGTTCACGAATCGATCGGTCTGTGCATCTGGGGAACAAGCCCGGACGACACCAACGATCCCTATCTTCCCGATCCTTGCCAATCGGCGGCGTTGTCGTGCGGATGCCTGAACGTCTACGTCCAAGACACAAACCAAGACAAGCATTCCCCTTGTGTATTGGCGTGGGAAGAATTCGAAACCGATACCATCCAGGCAACACTGACTCGCCTGATTGATGAAGCCCAGATTCGCCAAAACCTTCGCCTGCACGAAACGTGGTACCGTGTCGCCGTCGCAGAAGGAAACGTAGGCCTGTGGTGGTGGGACGACTGCATCGATTTCGTTTATCTCTCGAAACAATTCCAGAAAATGCTCGGCTTAGCGACCGATCAACTTCCTCGGAATGTCGATGCATGGCTAAATCAAATTCATGAAGAGGATCGCCCCCAAGTCGCGCACAAGATACGGCAGCACCTTCTAGAAAACTCGGGACGGTTTGAAATCGAGTGCCGTATTCGACGACAGGACGGCGTCTATCGCTGGTTCACGCTCAGTGGTCAGCAACAATCAACGGCGCTCAACCATTCCCGTATTCTCGGAGCCGCGGTTGATATCACTCCGAAGAAAGAAGCGGAGCTTCAGCTTTCTAAAGCAACCGATTTGGCTCAATCGGCAATCCATGCAAAGAACGAATTCCTGACCAACATGAGCCATAACTTGCGGACGCCGCTTAATGCTATTTTAGGCAACGCGGAACTACTGCAAGACTTTTCGTCCGAACCAACCGCGACCGATTCGCTCGATTCTATCCGCAAGAACTGTCATCAGCTGATGCACTTGCTGGACGACATTCTCGAGCTTTCGTGCATCGAAGGAGCGCGTCCTTCGGCTAAGCTGGCCAAGACGTCGCTCGATGCGATCTTGCGTGACACGAATGAAATCTATCGCCAGAAAGCGGTCGAAAAAGGACTCAAGCTACACATCCATTGGCCAAACGATTCGCCTGCGACGATTTACGCCGACGCCACACGAACACGGCAGATCTTGGCCCGCCTGGTCGAGAACGCCATTAAGTTTACGCCGGCCGGCGAAGTCAGCGTGGATGCCAGCTTGCTTCAAGTTCCGACTCCAACGCTTCAGTTCATCATTCGTGATACCGGCATTGGCATTCCTCCGAGTCGTCTCGAAACTATCTTCGAGCCATTTAACCAGGGAGACAATTCCACGTCGCGCAGCCACTCGGGATCAGGCCTTGGGCTTTCCATCTGCCGCCGACTCGCCGATATCCTGGGTGGTTCGATCGATGTCGAAAGCGAAGTCGATTTCGGCACTTCGTTTCTGCTACGTATCCCAGTAGAAGTTCCCACCACTTCCTTTCAAGAGCGTATTCGCGAAGACAACACCAACGAAAAGCCGAAGCTGCCACGTCTCGATGGTTACCAGGTATTGCTCGTCGAAGATGGCCATGACAATCAGGTCATCTTAAAGGCCTTCCTGGAGAAAGCTGGTGCGTCGGTCGTTTTAAAAGAAAATGGGCTGGAAGCGGTTCAATGGATCAGTGCCAATCGACGCGATACGGCCAACACCGGGCTCGATCGAGACCCCCGCGTCGATGTCATCCTGATGGACATGCAGATGCCGGTGATGGACGGATACGAAGCAACCCGCATGTTGCGCGATAACGGCTTTCAAAAACCGATCCTCGCGGTGACCGCACATGCCCTCAGCGGCGATCGACAGCGTTGCTTGGACGCCGGCTGCGATGACTACTTCACCAAGCCGATCAAACGAGCGGCGCTGGTGGATATCGTTCATCGCTACGGGCAACTCGCCCAACATGCCGCCGCTACCAGCTAA
- a CDS encoding DUF1080 domain-containing protein produces the protein MLRHSLLLCSLLLLPVASLHGDEKETAKPEPQKPDADKPKVQKLFDGKSLKGWKLNDKGFYADHGEVTVKDGQIFLAKGDPATGIVLQGNPPKMNYEIRLEAMRVEGSDFFCGLTFPVGEAHQTLIIGGWGGGVTGVTSIDGMSAVENETTGYTEFENDKWYKIRLSVKPKHVQVWLDGEEIIHYNPEGRKLSIWIEQDTTKPLGIGTWNTGAALRNLELEKL, from the coding sequence ATGCTTCGCCATTCCCTGCTGCTGTGTAGCCTGCTCTTGCTTCCTGTCGCTTCGCTACATGGCGACGAAAAAGAGACCGCCAAGCCAGAGCCTCAAAAGCCAGACGCCGACAAGCCCAAAGTCCAAAAGCTGTTCGACGGCAAATCACTCAAAGGGTGGAAGCTGAACGACAAAGGCTTCTACGCAGATCATGGCGAAGTGACCGTCAAGGATGGCCAGATCTTCCTCGCCAAAGGTGACCCGGCGACTGGGATCGTCCTGCAAGGCAATCCCCCCAAGATGAATTACGAAATTCGCCTAGAGGCGATGCGTGTGGAAGGGTCCGACTTCTTCTGCGGACTTACGTTTCCCGTTGGCGAAGCCCACCAAACGCTGATCATCGGCGGCTGGGGAGGTGGCGTTACCGGCGTCACGAGCATCGACGGCATGTCCGCCGTCGAAAACGAAACGACCGGGTACACCGAATTTGAAAACGACAAGTGGTACAAAATCCGCCTCAGCGTGAAGCCCAAGCATGTTCAAGTTTGGCTCGATGGCGAAGAGATCATCCATTACAACCCTGAAGGCCGAAAACTCTCTATCTGGATCGAACAAGACACTACTAAACCGCTAGGTATCGGTACCTGGAACACCGGAGCGGCCCTGCGGAATTTGGAGCTGGAGAAGCTTTAA